From one Culex quinquefasciatus strain JHB chromosome 3, VPISU_Cqui_1.0_pri_paternal, whole genome shotgun sequence genomic stretch:
- the LOC119768998 gene encoding uncharacterized protein LOC119768998, producing the protein MFHQFKIRKDDVPSQRFLYRDHPSEPVKVFAMDVGSFGATCSPCQAQYIKNRNAMEHAAEYPEAAEAIVNKHYVDDYLDSFDSEAKAIKVALEVKEVHARGGFEIRNWHSNSRALLERVGEPKQTQTKAINIDAESEAERVLGLLWLPEEDILAFATQLQLDGIPPTKRNILRCVMSLFDSQGILSHITIQGRMIIQDTWRNNTKWDDEVIEAIRIRWLRWTKLFKRVSEIKLHRAYFPGFSAAEIGSVELHVFTDASEDAYACTAYFRAVINGKVYVTLAMAKAKVAPLKALSVPRLELMGALLGARLAKAVMAYHSFPICRRVFWTDSKTTLAWIQSEHRRYRQFVAFRVGEILSKTNAIEWRYIPTLLNPADEATKWGKGPSTDVKSRWFRGPDFLYQPETEWPEQLRSELLETDEELRPCMAHKEHHIEDIFEINHFSRWELLQRTAAYVLRLSKGEELRKAENSLWRNVQETAYPDELTILKQGEAGSKKTIDKTSPVYKLTPFLDEDEVMRVDSRIGAVPHVTYDFKFPVILPRNHHLTKLIVDWYHRRRPPSREELPGLQDQQSDTNDPPNGTPTRFTTSGWGSTVFLRRTRLFRPYLGPSRQKPR; encoded by the exons ATGTTCCACCAGTTTAAAATCCGCAAAGATGACGTACCGAGTCAACGGTTTCTTTATCGTGATCACCCCTCAGAACCTGTGAAGGTGTTTGCGATGGATGTGGGAAGTTTTGGTGCTACCTGCTCGCCTTGTCAAGCCCAATACATCAAAAATCGGAACGCCATGGAACACGCAGCGGAGTACCCGGAAGCAGCAGAAGCTATCGTAAATAAACACTACGTCGATGACTACCTCGACAGCTTCGACTCGGAGGCCAAGGCTATCAAGGTAGCACTTGAGGTGAAGGAAGTGCACGCCCGTGGAGGGTTTGAGATCAGAAACTGGCACTCGAACTCCCGTGCACTTCTGGAACGGGTCGGGGAGCCGAAGCAGACGCAAACGAAGGCCATCAACATCGACGCGGAGAGCGAAGCCGAACGGGTTCTAGGACTACTGTGGCTGCCAGAGGAGGACATCCTAGCCTTCGCGACGCAATTGCAGCTTGACGGCATCCCTCCCACAAAGCGGAACATCTTACGTTGTGTAATGAGCCTCTTCGACTCCCAGGGAATACTGTCCCACATCACCATCCAAGGTCGGATGATCATCCAGGATACATGGCGCAACAACACAAAGTGGGATGACGAAGTCATCGAAGCTATTCGTATACGATGGCTCAGGTGGACGAAGCTTTTCAAAAGAGTCAGCGAAATAAAGCTCCACAGGGCGTACTTTCCTGGATTTTCGGCTGCAGAGATAGGTTCGGTGGAACTGCACGTGTTTACAGACGCGAGCGAAGATGCTTACGCCTGTACAGCCTACTTCCGAGCTGTAATCAACGGAAAGGTCTACGTTACGCTGGCTATGGCCAAAGCAAAAGTTGCACCACTAAAAGCGCTCTCGGTACCACGCCTCGAGCTAATGGGAGCTCTACTTGGAGCACGGCTGGCCAAGGCGGTCATGGCGTACCACTCCTTTCCGATCTGTCGGCGAGTTTTCTGGACAGACTCTAAAACAACTCTAGCCTGGATCCAGTCGGAACACCGGCGGTACAGACAGTTCGTGGCCTTCAGAGTGGGCGAAATTCTCAGCAAAACCAATGCCATCGAATGGAGATACATTCCCACGCTACTCAACCCGGCTGACGAAGCAACCAAGTGGGGCAAAGGACCTAGTACGGACGTCAAGTCGCGGTGGTTCCGTGGACCAGACTTCCTGTATCAACCCGAGACGGAATGGCCAGAGCAGCTGAGATCGGAACTGTTGGAAAcggacgaagaactgcggcccTGCATGGCGCATAAAGAACACCACATCGAGGACATCTTCGAGATCAACCACTTCTCTAGATGGGAGCTGCTACAAAGGACCGCGGCTTACGTTCTACG GCTGTCTAAAGGTGAGGAGCTTCGGAAGGCGGAAAACAGCCTGTGGCGCAATGTGCAGGAAACAGCGTATCCGGATGAGCTGACCATCTTGAAGCAGGGCGAAGCAGGATCCAAGAAGACCATCGACAAAACGAGTCCTGTCTACAAGCTGACACCTTTTCTGGACGAAGACGAGGTAATGCGGGTTGACAGCCGCATCGGAGCCGTTCCACATGTCACCTACGACTTCAAGTTTCCGGTTATTCTCCCCCGAAATCATCACCTCACCAAGCTAATAGTCGATTGGTACCACCGCCG TCGTCCACCAAGTCGCGAAGAACTGCCAGGCCTGCAAGATCAACAAAGCGACACCAACGACCCCCCGAATGGCACCCCTACCAGATTCACGACTAGCGGCTGGGGCTCGACCGTTTTCCTACGTCGGACTCGACTATTTCGGCCCTATCTCGGTCCGAGTCGGCAGAAGCCGCGTTAA